A stretch of Spirochaetaceae bacterium DNA encodes these proteins:
- a CDS encoding ABC transporter permease: protein MRAYIIRRLLLIIPTLWILTTLVFLLVRFLPGNVVDMMALNAEISGFGGMDTIDREAMERLLGLDVPAHVQYGRWMGVLPTPDWITGESHFRGLLQGTLGESLVTSHVTVEQEIFGRLPVTIQLGIMAVVIGLVIALPVGIYSAIRQDTAADYLGRTAAVIGLATPNFWLALMVMIFPVIWWGWAPPLEYIPFIEDPLGSLAGLFVPSLILGTASAAATMRLTRTMMLEVLRQDYIRTAWSKGLKERVVIMRHAIKNALIPVVTLIGLQLPILIGGSVIMETIFNLPGIGRLMVFALTERDYPVVSGVNLVFATGVLAVNLAIDVVYFYLDPRVRYS from the coding sequence ATGCGAGCCTATATCATCAGGCGGCTACTGCTCATAATCCCCACCTTGTGGATATTGACCACCCTGGTCTTTCTCTTGGTCCGCTTCCTTCCGGGCAACGTGGTAGACATGATGGCGCTGAATGCGGAAATCTCAGGGTTCGGAGGAATGGACACGATTGACCGTGAAGCCATGGAGCGTTTGCTGGGATTGGACGTGCCTGCCCACGTGCAGTACGGACGCTGGATGGGAGTGTTGCCGACGCCTGACTGGATCACCGGTGAGTCCCACTTCAGAGGTCTCCTCCAGGGCACCCTTGGCGAATCACTGGTCACCTCGCATGTGACGGTAGAACAGGAGATATTCGGTAGATTGCCGGTGACCATTCAGCTTGGCATCATGGCGGTGGTCATCGGGCTCGTGATAGCACTGCCCGTCGGTATCTACTCGGCGATTCGCCAGGATACCGCCGCCGACTACCTGGGGCGCACCGCGGCCGTCATCGGCCTGGCTACGCCGAACTTCTGGCTGGCCCTGATGGTCATGATCTTCCCCGTAATATGGTGGGGCTGGGCGCCCCCTCTGGAATACATTCCTTTTATCGAAGACCCACTGGGAAGTCTCGCCGGGTTATTCGTTCCCAGCCTGATTCTGGGGACTGCCTCGGCAGCAGCGACCATGCGGTTGACCCGCACCATGATGCTGGAGGTGCTCAGGCAAGACTATATCAGGACCGCCTGGTCCAAGGGGCTCAAGGAGAGGGTCGTCATTATGCGGCACGCCATCAAGAATGCCCTCATCCCGGTGGTTACCCTGATAGGTCTGCAGTTGCCTATCCTGATAGGTGGCTCGGTCATCATGGAGACCATATTCAACCTGCCCGGGATAGGTCGCCTCATGGTGTTCGCCCTCACCGAGAGAGACTACCCGGTGGTCTCCGGAGTGAATCTGGTTTTCGCCACCGGGGTCTTGGCAGTCAACCTGGCGATCGATGTGGTCTATTTCTATTTGGACCCCAGGGTCCGCTACAGTTAG
- a CDS encoding ATP-binding protein — protein sequence MNKPLIKVITGVRRAGKSALIQLLIDHLTAGGVPAENILSINMESLEFEALGDYRKLYDHVRRHLPDTTESYLFVDEVQNVVGWERAIASVLADGLADVTISGSNARLLASDLATRLTGRYVEIPVYPLLFSEFIRFRGIEPSSPDVRGAWDRFLRYGGFPGIHYLSLEDEPVFAYLNSLYHTIVLKDVVNRHQVREPAQLDGITRFLFDNCGNITTAKRMTDYMKAQGLSVSLSRVQNYLSYLEEAFLVFRCRRYDLKGMRHLELYDKFYMTDIGIRHGLVGYRDNDLAGLLENVVYLELRARGYTVSVGKFRDYGIDFVAERRTERLYVQVCYSLSSEETVEREYRSLRRVPDNHPKLVLSLDTVQPANRGGIRWQNLVDFLLKETPVA from the coding sequence ATGAACAAGCCGCTCATCAAGGTGATTACGGGAGTCAGGCGAGCCGGCAAGAGCGCGCTCATTCAACTGCTGATCGACCACCTCACCGCGGGCGGCGTCCCGGCCGAGAACATTCTGAGCATCAACATGGAATCGCTGGAGTTCGAGGCGCTCGGCGACTACCGGAAACTCTACGACCATGTCCGCCGCCACCTGCCGGACACCACGGAGTCCTACCTGTTCGTGGATGAGGTGCAGAACGTCGTCGGGTGGGAGCGGGCGATCGCGTCGGTTCTCGCCGATGGGTTGGCGGACGTCACGATCAGTGGGTCGAATGCGCGGTTGCTGGCGTCGGATCTTGCCACCCGGCTCACGGGGCGGTACGTCGAGATTCCGGTGTATCCGTTGCTGTTCTCGGAGTTCATCCGATTCCGGGGAATAGAACCGAGCTCACCCGATGTTCGGGGGGCCTGGGACCGCTTCCTGCGCTATGGCGGTTTCCCGGGCATTCACTACTTGAGCCTGGAGGATGAGCCGGTATTCGCCTACCTCAACTCGCTCTACCATACGATCGTGCTGAAGGACGTGGTCAATCGGCACCAAGTCAGAGAGCCGGCCCAGCTCGATGGCATTACGCGCTTTCTGTTCGACAACTGCGGCAACATCACCACGGCCAAGCGCATGACCGACTACATGAAGGCGCAGGGGCTGAGCGTATCCCTGTCGCGCGTGCAGAACTACCTCTCCTACCTGGAGGAGGCGTTCCTGGTATTCCGCTGCCGGCGGTACGACCTGAAGGGCATGCGCCACCTGGAACTGTACGACAAGTTCTACATGACCGACATCGGCATCCGGCACGGCCTGGTTGGCTACCGGGACAACGACCTTGCCGGGTTGCTCGAGAACGTGGTCTACCTGGAACTGCGCGCCCGTGGATACACGGTCAGCGTCGGCAAATTCCGGGACTACGGGATCGACTTCGTCGCCGAGCGGCGGACCGAACGACTCTACGTCCAGGTGTGCTACTCGCTGTCGAGTGAGGAGACGGTCGAGCGGGAGTACCGGTCACTCAGGCGGGTGCCCGATAACCATCCCAAGCTGGTCCTGTCACTCGATACCGTACAGCCGGCCAACCGTGGCGGCATTCGATGGCAGAATCTCGTCGATTTCCTGCTCAAGGAGACTCCGGTGGCGTGA
- a CDS encoding ABC transporter permease: MADFSIRMVKEKPLGTVSGIIILILILVSIFADALAPYPHAEMHLADRLQGSSARYLLGTDQLGRDLLSRIIAGARLSIFVGLAATAINVVVATLIGGISGFLGGKLDLAVQRFVDAWMAFPGLLILLTVMSITGRGVLQIILVLGITGGIGSSRIVRSAVIGIKENDYFLAAPAIGSGGTATLMRHVLPNIMPVLIIIFSISVGGVIMSEASLSFLGFGLPVEVPSWGGLLSREGREFMEVAPRLAMWPGLFLTVTVYCLNMFGDAVRDLLDPRLRGGEGSYGAATGKQK, encoded by the coding sequence ATGGCCGATTTCTCTATCAGAATGGTCAAGGAGAAGCCGCTCGGTACGGTCAGCGGGATTATCATTTTGATACTGATTCTGGTCAGCATCTTTGCCGATGCTCTGGCACCCTATCCACACGCGGAAATGCACCTCGCAGACAGGCTGCAGGGCTCATCAGCCCGGTATCTGCTGGGTACCGACCAGTTGGGGCGAGACCTCTTGAGCCGCATCATTGCAGGGGCTCGTCTTTCCATATTTGTCGGTCTGGCGGCGACCGCTATCAATGTGGTGGTCGCTACCCTGATAGGCGGCATTTCAGGATTCCTTGGTGGCAAATTGGACCTGGCTGTGCAGAGATTTGTCGATGCCTGGATGGCCTTCCCCGGGCTGCTCATATTGTTGACCGTGATGTCCATAACGGGGCGCGGTGTGTTGCAGATAATACTGGTCCTGGGGATAACAGGAGGCATCGGCAGCTCGAGAATAGTCAGGTCCGCGGTTATCGGCATCAAGGAGAACGACTATTTCCTGGCGGCCCCGGCAATTGGCAGCGGCGGCACCGCGACACTGATGCGACACGTCCTGCCCAATATCATGCCTGTCCTGATCATCATCTTCAGCATCAGCGTCGGGGGGGTGATTATGAGTGAGGCCAGCTTGAGCTTCCTGGGATTCGGTTTGCCAGTAGAGGTTCCCAGTTGGGGAGGTCTGCTCAGCCGGGAAGGGCGTGAGTTCATGGAGGTGGCGCCGCGGCTGGCGATGTGGCCGGGGCTGTTCCTGACGGTGACGGTGTACTGCCTCAACATGTTCGGCGACGCGGTGCGGGACCTGCTCGACCCGCGGCTGCGAGGGGGTGAGGGCAGTTACGGCGCTGCGACCGGGAAACAGAAATAA
- a CDS encoding ABC transporter substrate-binding protein, whose product MEISLRLSQKILVYKSLLHGSRTATAATRLAALRTGKVDMLGPGASTLRSIDQIESLQRTDPEIKLWSFKFRSDNAFYIVRMDIPPLNDLRVRQALQMALDLETIVATYFKGYGDATPQGHFANDVPGIGTPYEEWPEAVKKTYRYDPEGAEALLDAAGYPRGADGIRFTMSMGYFERYDVSYAQLVAGYWREIGVDTQTDVLAGGSAEVTAMYNDPDQDRYIIRWGEAAFRYGIPDRLTNQFYKGNLSTGHLNDPKYDAMADAVMAATTIEEMHRLAKEINMYITEQHFKIVGPETPQYQATQPWVKGYNGELGSYSEGHKHLARIGIDQEMKEAMGF is encoded by the coding sequence ATGGAAATCTCCCTCAGATTATCGCAGAAGATATTGGTATACAAGAGTCTTCTCCACGGCAGCCGGACCGCGACGGCAGCAACCCGTCTCGCGGCTCTGCGCACGGGTAAGGTTGATATGCTCGGTCCCGGCGCCAGTACATTAAGGTCGATCGACCAGATAGAGAGCCTGCAGCGGACCGACCCGGAAATCAAGCTGTGGTCGTTCAAGTTTCGGTCCGACAATGCATTCTATATCGTCCGTATGGACATACCGCCCTTGAATGACCTCCGCGTGCGCCAGGCATTGCAGATGGCACTGGACCTCGAGACCATTGTAGCCACCTACTTCAAGGGTTATGGCGATGCGACCCCGCAGGGACATTTCGCCAATGATGTGCCGGGCATTGGCACGCCATACGAGGAGTGGCCCGAAGCGGTCAAGAAAACCTATAGATATGACCCGGAGGGGGCCGAAGCGTTGCTTGATGCGGCCGGGTATCCGCGCGGCGCCGACGGCATCAGGTTCACGATGAGCATGGGCTACTTTGAACGGTACGATGTGAGCTATGCGCAATTGGTCGCCGGATACTGGCGCGAGATTGGCGTGGACACGCAGACTGATGTCTTGGCTGGTGGGTCAGCCGAAGTCACCGCGATGTATAATGATCCAGATCAGGACAGGTACATAATCAGGTGGGGGGAAGCGGCCTTCAGGTATGGGATCCCCGATCGTCTGACAAATCAATTCTATAAAGGCAATCTCAGCACCGGCCACTTGAACGACCCGAAATATGACGCCATGGCTGACGCCGTCATGGCCGCTACCACCATCGAGGAGATGCACAGGCTGGCAAAAGAAATAAACATGTACATCACAGAACAGCATTTCAAGATAGTGGGTCCTGAAACCCCCCAGTACCAGGCAACGCAGCCGTGGGTCAAGGGTTATAACGGCGAACTGGGATCTTATTCCGAGGGACACAAACACTTAGCCCGCATCGGGATTGACCAGGAGATGAAGGAAGCAATGGGATTTTAG
- a CDS encoding LLM class F420-dependent oxidoreductase, with protein sequence MMQLGIRAIGFGRTATVNLPLIKHAESLGFATAWTAEAYGNDAVTPAAWVLAHTASISVGTGIMQLHARTPALAAMTAMTLDQLSGGRFILGLGPSGPQVVEGWHGVPYGRPLTRTREYVAIVRQVLARAGPLEFSGQEYQVPRTGAGTTGLGKPLKSILRGAADVPIYTAAISEAGLRCAGEVADGTLLVWLDPDQADTAITPFVHAGRQRSRHHRDAEFATLAAVTVTIDADLERARGPIKRQLALYLGGMGARTKNFYTDYAGRLGFGDAAARIQDLFLAGRQAAAAAAVPDAMVDALHLVGSAERIKDRLARWRAAARAGDVTGIIVTTEQPEALELLAAELS encoded by the coding sequence ATGATGCAGCTCGGGATTCGAGCGATCGGATTCGGCCGCACTGCGACCGTCAACCTGCCCCTGATCAAGCATGCGGAGTCCCTCGGTTTCGCCACCGCCTGGACCGCCGAGGCGTACGGCAACGACGCCGTCACCCCCGCCGCGTGGGTGCTCGCCCATACCGCCAGCATCAGCGTCGGCACCGGCATCATGCAGCTCCACGCGCGCACCCCGGCGCTGGCGGCGATGACCGCGATGACACTTGACCAGCTCTCCGGCGGTCGTTTCATCCTCGGTCTCGGACCGTCCGGGCCGCAGGTGGTCGAGGGCTGGCACGGTGTGCCGTATGGCCGCCCGCTGACGCGGACCCGCGAGTACGTGGCGATCGTCCGCCAGGTCCTGGCGCGCGCGGGGCCGCTGGAATTCAGCGGTCAGGAGTACCAGGTGCCACGCACCGGCGCCGGCACGACCGGCCTCGGCAAGCCGCTGAAGAGCATTCTGCGCGGCGCTGCGGACGTGCCGATCTACACCGCGGCGATCAGCGAGGCCGGGCTGCGCTGTGCCGGCGAGGTCGCCGACGGCACGCTGCTGGTGTGGCTCGACCCGGACCAGGCAGACACGGCGATCACGCCGTTCGTGCACGCGGGCCGACAGCGGTCGCGGCACCACCGGGACGCCGAGTTCGCCACCCTGGCGGCGGTAACGGTCACCATCGACGCCGACCTAGAACGCGCCCGCGGCCCGATCAAACGGCAACTGGCGCTCTACCTGGGCGGCATGGGGGCGCGGACAAAGAACTTCTATACCGACTACGCCGGGCGGCTCGGGTTCGGTGACGCCGCGGCCAGAATTCAGGACCTGTTTCTTGCCGGCCGGCAGGCCGCTGCCGCGGCGGCGGTGCCGGACGCGATGGTGGACGCGCTGCACCTGGTGGGTTCGGCCGAGCGCATCAAGGATCGGCTGGCCCGCTGGCGGGCGGCAGCCCGCGCCGGGGACGTGACCGGCATCATCGTCACCACTGAACAACCCGAGGCGCTCGAACTACTTGCCGCCGAGCTGTCATGA